From a single Nicotiana tomentosiformis chromosome 2, ASM39032v3, whole genome shotgun sequence genomic region:
- the LOC138904826 gene encoding uncharacterized protein: MKKKKKKKNDYKRREPKKNKNSVRKTDNNDSSSEDADMAYLMKRFQKMVRRNGGIPKKVSSNKLRGYDLCHKCGKLGHFIKECPLLKQDQYKHNTDKTIKRNSVPDKRFKSKDVADNIVKQALAAWGDSSIEPGEDDEQGGTSMMAAESEAAEYGNTGHFKENCKGAMKGGIQKWYMDSGCFKKMTGSIDDFLSLKALQGGSASFGNGKKGYILEVGRIGKTLTHSIENVYYMNGLKYSLVIVSQICDKGNKVDFLSKTCIVTNLVTDKIGTYNLFIAEQVGQEGLGPWAAQVKVQRSQVAKQIQVKIIYNVLSIRSDHGTEFDNAKFDEFCVENGISGIAKGFWVEAVNTACYLVNRCMIRSLLNKTPYELLNGGKPKLTHIRKFGCKCFILNNGKEALDIFDAKSDGEIFLGYSSEKPSANAKQPGSSITTTEAEDRVVDALQGTPDAEQRSGTHPSIDDNNGSHSEEPESSHNEIQVSNWKHKSSHPLQNVITPLDSGIQTRSKTKRAFLNGYLKKEVFAKQPPGFECQEHPEHVFKLDKALYRLKQAHRASYERLSKFLLENGFTRGKIGNTLFLKKRGRNLLIMQVYEDDIIFGATNDSLCEEFAKLMGSEFEMSMMGELNFFLGLQVKKTPNGMMVS; the protein is encoded by the exons atgaagaagaagaagaagaagaagaatgactATAAAAGAAGAGAGCCTAAAAAAAATAAGAACTCGGTCCGCAAGACAGACAACAATGACTCAAGTAGTGAGGATGCTGACATGGCCTACCTGATGAAGcgatttcagaaaatggttcgcaggaatggaggcattccaaaaaaGGTCAGCTCCAACAAGCTAAGAGGTTATGACTTGTGTCATAAATGTGGGAAGCTAGGACACTTCATCAAGGAATGTCCTCTCCTCAAGCAAGACCAGTACAAGCACAACACAGATAAAACAATCAAGAGGAATTCGGTTCCTGACAAAAGATTCAAGAGTAAAGATGTCGCTGACAATattgtgaaacaagctcttgctgcatggggagattCTTCCATCGAACCTGGAGAAGATGATGAACAAGGTGGAACCTCCATGATGGCAGCTGAAAGTGAAGCAGCTGAATATGGCAACACTGGACACTTTAAAGAAAATTGTAAG GGAGCAATGAAAGGAGGCATCCAAAAATGGTATATGGATAGTGGTTGTTTTAAGAAGATGACTGGAAGCATCGATGATTttctttcactcaaagccctgcaaggagggagtgcgtcctttggcaatggcaaaaagggatacattctggaAGTAGGAAGAATTGGGAAGACGCTCACTCACTCAATTGAGAATGTGTACTATATGAATGGCTTGAAATATAGCCTAGTGATTGTTTCTCAAATCTGtgacaaaggaaacaaagtggaTTTTTTATCAAAGACCTGCATAGTCACAAATCTCGTGACTGAT AAGATTGGGACATACAATCTTTTCATTGCTGAACAAGTTGGTCAAGAAGGACTTGGTCCGTGGGCTGCCCAAGTCAAGGTTCAAAGgtcacaag TTGCGAAGCAGATTCAAGTGAAGATAATCTATAATGTTTTAAGTATAAGGTCTGATCATGGCACAGAGTTCGACAATGCAAAATTCGACGAATTCTGTGTTGAAAATGGCATAAG TGGCATAGCAAAAGGCTTTTGGGTAGAAGCAGTCAACACTGCTTGTTACttggtgaacaggtgcatgatcaggtccctcctGAACAAAACCCCATATGAATTACTGAACGGGGGGAAGCCCAAGCTAACTCACATAAGAAAGTTTGGATGCAAATGCTTCATTCTCAATAATGGTAAGGAAGCGCTGGATATATTTGACGCCAAAAGTGATGGAGAAATCTTTCTTGGATATTCCTCAGAAA AACCCTCAGCTAATGCAAAACAACCTGGTTCCTCcatcacaacaactgaagcagagGATAGAGTTGTTGATGCCCTACAAGGAACTCCTGATGCTGAGCAAAGAAGTGGTACTCACCCATCCATAGATGACAACAATGGATCCCATTCTGAGGAACCTGAATCTTCACATAATGAGATTCAAGTCtctaactggaagcacaaaagttcacatcctctccaaaatgtgatcactcctcttgattcaggaattcaaaccagatcaaagACAAAGAG GGCATTTCTGAATGGATATTTAAAGAAAGAAGTCTTTGCCAAACAACCACCTGGGTTTGAGTGTCAGGAGCATCCTGAACATGTATTCAAACTCGACAAGGCACTATATAGACTGAAGCAGGCCCATCGCGCATcgtatgaaaggttgtccaagTTCCTTCttgaaaatggctttacaagaggaaaaattggCAACACCTTATTTTTGAAGAAAAGGGGAAGGAACCTGCTCATTATGCAAGTTTATGAGGACGATATCATCTTTGGTGCAACAAACGACTCCTTGTGTGAGGAGTTTGCAAAGCTTATGGGAagcgagtttgaaatgagcatgatgggggaattGAATTTTTTCTTAGGATTGCAAGTTAAGAAAACCCCTAACGGAATGATGGTAAGCTAG
- the LOC104109865 gene encoding probable leucine-rich repeat receptor-like protein kinase At1g35710, with the protein MQKIILTSNNLTGKLPTTICDHLPDLEVLAISNNYLDGIILPNLEKCRKLDILILSKNKFIGTVPRELANLRDLTELYLGVQQLGGEIPVELGNLKKLQTLSLYQNEFTCSIPASIFNMSALQNLALEQNRLSGQGCKLMGIIPEEIGNLTGMTRMSLQNNELAGHIPKTVQDMLKLQELYLYGNKIEGTIPNVICNLKSLGALDLSGNYFSGSVPACLGNVTSLRNCIRSK; encoded by the exons ATGCAAAAGATTATTCTTACCAGCAACAATCTTACTGGTAAACTTCCAACAACTATATGTGACCATCTTCCAGACTTGGAAGTGCTTGCCATCTCAAACAACTACCTAGATGGCATTATTCTACCAAACTTAGAAAAATGCAGAAAGCTTGATATCTTGATATTGTCTAAAAATAAGTTCATTGGAACTGTACCAAGAGAGTTAGCCAACTTGAGAGATCTTACAGAATTATATCTTGGAGTACAGCAATTGGGAG GAGAGATACCTGTGGAGTTAGGTAATCTTAAGAAACTACAAACACTGTCATTATACCAGAATGAGTTTACTTGTTCTATCCCTGCAAGCATTTTCAACATGTCAGCACTGCAGAACCTAGCACTTGAACAAAACAGGCTTTCAG GACAGGGTTGTAAACTGATGGGCATCATTCCTGAAGAAATTGGTAATCTTACTGGAATGACAAGGATGAGTCTGCAAAACAATGAGTTGGCTGGACATATTCCAAAAACTGTCCAAGACATGTTGAAACTTCAAGAACTTTACCTATATGGAAACAAGATAGAAGGAACCATACCAAATGTTATCTGCAATTTAAAGAGTCTTGGTGCATTAGATTTGTCAGGAAATTATTTTTCTGGTTCAGTGCCAGCGTGCTTAGGGAACGTTACCAGTTTGAggaattgtatacggtcgaaatag